A single region of the Stutzerimonas stutzeri genome encodes:
- a CDS encoding multifunctional CCA addition/repair protein: protein MHIYKVGGAVRDRLLGRPVTEVDWVVVGSSAEEMQAKGFRPVGTDFPVFLHPATGEEYALARTERKSGRGYGGFTFYASPDVTLEEDLIRRDLTINAMAEDEQGHLIDPYGGQRDLAARQLRHVSPAFAEDPLRVLRVARFAARYAELGFRVAPDTQALMRQLAESGELQALTPERSWKEISRALMEPRPDVFVQILRDCGALKELFPEIDRLFDAPPADQHEASPAECLLAVLRQSALHEQPLAVRWACLLRPLGETTESSEPVAAKADLARIATINARYKVPRDCQDLAMLVGEFCPCAHRAPELSAQTLFDLLQHFDIYRRPERFEQFIAACAMDAQGHASAEPADYRQADYLRGAAEAARGVQVKPLIEQGYQAAELGEALKRERLRAVQAYQSGQKAD, encoded by the coding sequence ATGCACATCTATAAAGTCGGCGGAGCGGTACGTGATCGGCTGCTGGGGCGGCCCGTCACCGAGGTGGACTGGGTGGTGGTTGGTTCCAGCGCCGAGGAGATGCAGGCCAAGGGCTTCCGTCCGGTGGGGACGGACTTCCCGGTATTCCTGCATCCGGCCACCGGCGAGGAATACGCACTCGCCCGCACCGAGCGCAAGAGTGGCCGCGGCTATGGCGGCTTCACCTTCTACGCCAGCCCGGACGTCACCCTGGAAGAAGACCTCATCCGGCGCGACCTGACGATCAATGCCATGGCCGAGGACGAACAGGGTCACCTGATCGACCCCTACGGCGGCCAACGCGATCTCGCAGCCCGGCAGCTCAGGCACGTTTCACCTGCGTTTGCCGAAGACCCGCTCAGGGTATTGCGTGTGGCGCGCTTCGCTGCGCGTTATGCGGAGCTTGGGTTTCGCGTCGCACCCGACACCCAGGCGCTGATGCGCCAGCTCGCCGAATCGGGCGAGTTGCAGGCGTTGACCCCGGAACGCAGCTGGAAAGAAATCTCGCGAGCGCTGATGGAACCCCGCCCCGACGTGTTCGTCCAGATCCTGCGCGATTGCGGTGCGCTAAAGGAGCTGTTTCCGGAAATTGACCGGTTGTTCGACGCACCGCCCGCCGATCAGCATGAAGCGTCCCCCGCGGAATGCCTGCTGGCAGTGCTGCGGCAGAGCGCGCTTCACGAACAACCGCTGGCAGTACGCTGGGCGTGCCTGTTGCGCCCGCTGGGCGAGACGACCGAGTCCTCGGAGCCGGTCGCCGCCAAGGCGGACCTTGCGCGGATCGCAACCATCAATGCGCGCTACAAGGTCCCGCGTGACTGCCAGGACCTGGCCATGCTGGTCGGAGAATTCTGCCCCTGCGCGCATCGGGCACCGGAACTCTCCGCGCAAACCCTGTTCGACCTGCTTCAGCACTTCGACATCTATCGCCGTCCGGAACGCTTCGAGCAGTTCATCGCCGCCTGTGCAATGGACGCGCAGGGCCATGCCTCAGCCGAACCTGCCGACTACCGCCAGGCCGACTACCTGCGGGGCGCGGCCGAGGCCGCTCGTGGTGTACAGGTCAAGCCATTGATCGAGCAGGGTTATCAAGCGGCCGAGCTGGGTGAGGCGCTCAAACGCGAACGCCTGCGGGCCGTGCAGGCCTATCAGTCGGGGCAAAAGGCCGACTGA
- a CDS encoding SpoVR family protein — protein MKRQPISTGSEWTFDLIRAYDREIGRIAERYALDTYPNQIEVITAEQMMDAYASVGMPLGYHHWSYGKHFLSTEKSYTRGQMGLAYEIVINSDPCIAYLMEENTITMQALVIAHASYGHNSFFKGNYLFRTWTDASSIIDYLVFAKQYIMQCEERHGIDAVEDLLDSCHALMNYGVDRYKRPYPISAEEERRRQKDREEHLQRQINDLWRTIPKLGEKEDERKRDQRFPAEPQENILYFIEKHAPLLEPWQREVVRIVRKIAQYFYPQRQTQVMNEGWATFWHYTLLNDLYDEGLVTDGFMMEFLQSHTSVIYQPGFDSPYYSGINPYTLGFAMYQDIRRICEHPTDEDKRWFPDIAGSDWLTTVKFAMNNFKDESFILQFLSPKVIRDLKLFSILDDDRKDELLVPAIHDESGYHTIRELLAAQYNLGNREPNVQVWSVDRRGDRSLTLRHQQHDRKPLGESTDEVLKHLHRLWGFDVHLQSMQDDKLVTTHHMPPRVESDAESKFPGMNLALPPI, from the coding sequence ATGAAACGACAGCCCATTTCCACCGGTTCGGAATGGACCTTCGATCTGATCCGCGCCTACGACCGCGAGATCGGTCGCATCGCCGAGCGCTATGCGCTGGATACCTACCCCAATCAGATCGAGGTCATCACCGCTGAACAGATGATGGACGCCTATGCCTCGGTGGGCATGCCGCTGGGCTATCACCACTGGTCCTACGGCAAGCACTTTCTCAGTACGGAAAAATCCTACACCCGCGGGCAGATGGGCCTGGCCTACGAGATCGTGATCAACTCCGACCCGTGCATCGCCTACCTCATGGAAGAGAACACCATCACCATGCAGGCGCTGGTGATCGCCCACGCCAGCTACGGCCACAACAGTTTCTTCAAGGGCAACTACCTGTTCCGCACCTGGACCGACGCCAGTTCGATCATCGATTACCTGGTGTTCGCCAAGCAGTACATCATGCAGTGCGAGGAGCGCCACGGCATCGACGCGGTGGAAGACCTGCTCGACTCCTGTCACGCGCTGATGAACTACGGGGTCGACCGCTACAAGCGTCCCTACCCGATTTCCGCCGAGGAAGAACGGCGGCGGCAGAAAGACCGCGAAGAGCACCTGCAGCGGCAGATCAACGACCTGTGGCGGACCATTCCCAAGCTCGGCGAGAAGGAGGACGAGCGCAAACGCGACCAGCGCTTCCCCGCCGAGCCACAGGAAAACATCCTCTACTTCATCGAGAAGCACGCGCCGCTGCTCGAGCCCTGGCAGCGCGAGGTGGTGCGCATCGTGCGCAAGATCGCGCAGTACTTCTATCCGCAGCGCCAGACCCAGGTGATGAACGAGGGTTGGGCAACCTTCTGGCATTACACGCTGCTCAACGACCTGTACGACGAAGGCCTGGTGACCGACGGCTTCATGATGGAGTTTCTGCAGTCGCACACCAGCGTGATCTACCAGCCCGGCTTCGACAGCCCGTATTACAGCGGCATCAACCCCTACACCCTCGGGTTTGCCATGTATCAGGACATCCGTCGAATCTGCGAGCACCCCACCGACGAAGACAAGCGCTGGTTCCCCGACATCGCTGGCAGCGACTGGTTGACCACCGTCAAATTCGCCATGAACAACTTCAAGGACGAGAGCTTCATCCTGCAGTTCCTCTCGCCAAAGGTGATTCGAGACCTCAAGCTGTTCAGCATTCTCGACGATGATCGCAAGGACGAGCTGCTGGTGCCGGCCATTCATGACGAAAGTGGCTATCACACCATTCGCGAGCTGCTGGCGGCGCAATACAACCTCGGCAACCGCGAGCCCAACGTGCAGGTCTGGAGTGTGGATCGTCGCGGCGACCGTTCGCTGACGCTGCGCCACCAGCAACACGATCGCAAACCCCTTGGCGAGTCCACCGACGAGGTCCTCAAGCATCTGCACCGGCTGTGGGGATTCGATGTGCACCTGCAGTCGATGCAGGATGACAAGCTGGTCACCACCCACCACATGCCGCCGCGGGTCGAATCGGATGCCGAGAGCAAATTCCCCGGCATGAACCTGGCGTTGCCGCCGATCTGA
- the plsY gene encoding glycerol-3-phosphate 1-O-acyltransferase PlsY: MFWQLTLLAYLIGSLSFAILLSRLAGVPDPRASGSGNPGATNMLRLAGKRLAISTLCGDLLKGLLPVLLAAALGLPVEQQAWIALAAVLGHLYPLYFRFRGGKGVATAAGALLGLHPPTALLALVIWLAVFKLTRTSSIAALVALPLCLPFLAWQQPAALWPMALLAGLIVWRHRNNLRDLLAGTERHF, translated from the coding sequence ATGTTCTGGCAACTGACACTGCTCGCCTATCTGATCGGCTCGCTATCGTTCGCCATTCTACTCAGTCGCTTGGCGGGCGTACCCGATCCGCGTGCCAGCGGTTCCGGGAATCCCGGCGCCACCAACATGCTCCGCCTGGCAGGCAAGCGCCTGGCAATCAGCACCTTGTGCGGCGACCTGCTCAAAGGCCTGTTGCCCGTCCTGCTCGCCGCCGCGCTGGGCCTGCCCGTCGAACAACAAGCCTGGATCGCGCTGGCCGCCGTGTTGGGCCACCTGTATCCACTGTACTTCCGCTTTCGCGGCGGCAAGGGCGTCGCCACGGCAGCCGGCGCCCTGCTCGGCCTGCATCCACCAACGGCCTTATTGGCGCTGGTGATCTGGCTGGCCGTCTTCAAACTGACCCGCACCAGCTCGATCGCCGCGCTGGTCGCCCTGCCGCTTTGCCTGCCGTTTCTGGCCTGGCAACAGCCCGCCGCCCTATGGCCCATGGCACTGCTGGCGGGCCTGATCGTCTGGCGCCATCGCAACAATCTGCGCGACCTGCTTGCAGGCACTGAGCGACACTTCTAA
- the folK gene encoding 2-amino-4-hydroxy-6-hydroxymethyldihydropteridine diphosphokinase encodes MSITRVLLGLGSNSRREQNLTAGLDALALLLDQMRCSPVFESLAVGYKGDNFYNLVVCGTTALSLTELDRKLKFIEADNGRYAPDRKGLPLDIDVLMYGDLVGSFHGLELPRPETLKNAFVLWPLALLAPDVTHPGAGRCFAELWRESAIEQQLWPVPFQWKGEQLTPAELLASAPRCET; translated from the coding sequence ATGTCGATAACGCGCGTATTGCTTGGGCTCGGCAGCAACAGCCGGCGTGAACAGAACCTGACGGCCGGACTCGATGCGCTGGCCCTGCTGCTCGACCAGATGCGTTGTTCGCCCGTGTTCGAGAGCCTCGCGGTGGGCTACAAGGGCGATAACTTCTACAACCTGGTGGTGTGCGGCACCACGGCGCTGTCGCTGACAGAGCTGGATCGCAAACTCAAGTTCATCGAGGCGGACAATGGCCGCTACGCGCCGGATCGCAAAGGCCTGCCGCTGGATATCGATGTGCTGATGTACGGCGATCTGGTCGGCAGCTTCCATGGGCTGGAGCTGCCGCGTCCGGAGACGCTGAAAAATGCGTTCGTGCTTTGGCCACTGGCCCTGCTCGCACCGGACGTCACCCATCCGGGCGCCGGGCGCTGCTTCGCCGAGCTATGGCGCGAGTCAGCCATCGAGCAGCAGCTCTGGCCGGTGCCGTTCCAGTGGAAGGGCGAACAGTTGACGCCGGCTGAACTGCTGGCGTCGGCGCCACGCTGCGAGACCTGA
- the folB gene encoding dihydroneopterin aldolase yields MDTVFIEGLEVDTLIGAYDWERGIRQCLRLDLTLGWDIRPAAENDELDKALDYAEVTVAIDRFAQASRFELVETFAERLAAGLMNQFGIPWLRLRVTKPGVNARATALGVEIERGCR; encoded by the coding sequence GTGGATACAGTTTTCATCGAAGGGCTGGAAGTGGATACGCTGATCGGCGCTTATGACTGGGAGCGCGGCATTCGGCAGTGTCTGCGTCTGGATTTGACCCTCGGCTGGGACATTCGTCCAGCCGCGGAGAATGACGAATTGGACAAGGCGCTGGACTACGCTGAAGTGACCGTCGCCATCGACCGGTTTGCGCAGGCTTCCCGTTTCGAGCTGGTGGAAACCTTTGCCGAGCGGCTGGCGGCTGGCCTGATGAATCAGTTCGGCATTCCCTGGCTGCGCCTGCGGGTCACCAAGCCAGGTGTCAATGCGCGCGCCACGGCGCTGGGTGTGGAGATCGAACGCGGATGTCGATAA